Proteins encoded in a region of the Cupriavidus pauculus genome:
- the aceA gene encoding isocitrate lyase has protein sequence MSRQQDIQKLQQDWETNPRWKGVSRNYTAEDVIRLGGSIQVEHTLARRGAEKLWHLLNTEPFVNTLGALTGNQAMQQVKAGLKAIYLSGWQVAGDANVAGEMYPDQSLYPANSVPLVVKRINNTFQRADQIQWSEGSGDVDYFAPIVADAEAGFGGVLNAFELMKAMIEAGAAGVHFEDQLASVKKCGHMGGKVLVPTREAVAKLHAARLAADVSGVPTLVIARTDAEAADLLTSDVDDRDKPFCTGERTVEGFYRTKPGIDQAIARAIAYAEVADLVWCETGKPDLEFAKKFAEAVHAKFPGKLLAYNCSPSFNWKKNLDDATIAKFQKELGAMGYKFQFITLAGFHSLNYSMFNLAYGYARNQMSAFVELQENEFAAAEKGFTAVKHQREVGTGYFDAVTQTIEGGQSSTTALKGSTEDEQFFDEKKAERKAA, from the coding sequence ATGTCCCGCCAACAAGATATCCAGAAGCTCCAGCAAGACTGGGAAACCAACCCGCGCTGGAAGGGCGTGTCGCGTAACTACACGGCCGAGGACGTGATCCGCCTGGGCGGTTCCATCCAGGTCGAACACACGCTCGCGCGCCGTGGCGCCGAGAAGCTCTGGCATCTGCTCAATACCGAGCCGTTCGTGAACACGCTCGGCGCGCTGACGGGCAACCAGGCCATGCAGCAGGTGAAGGCGGGCCTGAAGGCGATCTATCTGTCGGGCTGGCAGGTGGCCGGCGACGCGAACGTCGCGGGCGAGATGTATCCCGATCAGTCGCTGTATCCGGCCAACTCGGTGCCGCTCGTGGTCAAGCGCATCAACAATACGTTCCAGCGCGCGGACCAGATCCAGTGGAGCGAAGGTTCGGGCGATGTCGACTACTTCGCGCCGATCGTGGCCGACGCCGAAGCCGGTTTCGGCGGCGTGCTGAACGCGTTCGAACTCATGAAGGCCATGATCGAGGCGGGTGCCGCCGGCGTCCACTTCGAAGACCAGCTCGCTTCCGTCAAGAAGTGCGGCCATATGGGCGGCAAGGTGCTCGTGCCGACGCGTGAAGCCGTGGCCAAGCTGCATGCCGCGCGTCTGGCGGCGGATGTCTCGGGCGTGCCGACGCTGGTGATTGCGCGGACCGATGCCGAGGCGGCCGATCTGCTGACCTCGGACGTGGACGATCGCGACAAGCCGTTCTGCACGGGCGAGCGCACGGTCGAAGGCTTCTATCGCACCAAGCCCGGCATCGATCAGGCCATCGCGCGCGCCATTGCCTACGCCGAAGTGGCCGACCTCGTCTGGTGCGAGACCGGCAAGCCCGATCTGGAGTTCGCGAAGAAGTTCGCCGAGGCCGTGCACGCGAAGTTCCCGGGCAAGCTGCTTGCGTACAACTGCTCGCCGTCGTTCAACTGGAAGAAGAACCTTGACGACGCGACGATCGCCAAGTTCCAGAAGGAACTCGGTGCGATGGGCTACAAGTTCCAGTTCATCACGCTGGCGGGCTTCCACTCGCTGAACTACTCGATGTTCAACCTCGCCTACGGCTATGCGCGCAACCAGATGAGCGCGTTCGTCGAACTGCAGGAGAACGAGTTCGCCGCGGCCGAGAAGGGCTTTACCGCGGTCAAGCACCAGCGCGAAGTGGGCACCGGTTACTTCGATGCGGTCACGCAGACCATCGAAGGCGGCCAGTCCTCGACCACGGCGCTCAAGGGCTCGACCGAGGATGAGCAGTTCTTCGACGAGAAGAAGGCCGAGCGCAAGGCAGCGTAA
- a CDS encoding gamma-glutamylcyclotransferase — protein MHRVFVYGTLRAGEVNDLNLAAARHGIAAPTLVGPGVIAGRLYDFGTYPGLVLDAAAGPVAGDIYDIPEALLPVLDEIEEVYPGQATLFVREVRDIAHGGAMVPCLLYPVADSAVAGLARIESGDWVEYRRARDVAAA, from the coding sequence ATGCATCGCGTATTCGTCTACGGCACGCTCCGTGCCGGTGAAGTCAACGACCTGAACCTCGCCGCGGCGCGGCATGGCATTGCGGCGCCGACACTGGTCGGCCCCGGCGTGATCGCCGGCCGCCTCTATGACTTCGGCACCTATCCGGGCCTCGTGCTCGACGCCGCGGCCGGTCCGGTGGCCGGCGACATCTACGACATTCCCGAGGCGCTGCTGCCCGTGCTCGACGAGATCGAGGAGGTCTATCCCGGCCAGGCCACGCTGTTCGTGCGCGAGGTGCGCGACATTGCGCACGGCGGCGCCATGGTGCCGTGCCTGCTGTACCCCGTGGCCGATAGCGCCGTGGCGGGGCTCGCGCGAATCGAGAGCGGCGACTGGGTCGAATATCGACGCGCGCGGGACGTGGCAGCCGCCTGA
- a CDS encoding LytR/AlgR family response regulator transcription factor: MSPTLLIADDELLLARVLEAELGALWPEARIVSVVHDGVSALDAAREHRPDVAFLDIRMPGMSGMDVARELVELDAPPLVVFVTAYDQFALEAFERAAVDYVLKPVQHERLEATVARLRERLSVRLSSPAAEPEPAAVDADRLAQLLHRLEALENPPPQRGVAPGQYLRFIKALVGQEVRIIPVDEVIYLEATDKYVNVVSANGEALIRTSLRELAQQLDPDRFWQIHRGTVVNIDCVASAVNQSLGRVSLRLRNRAESLPVARQYAHLFKQM; encoded by the coding sequence GGAGGCGCGCATCGTCTCCGTGGTGCATGACGGCGTATCCGCGCTGGATGCCGCGCGCGAGCACCGGCCCGACGTGGCCTTTCTCGATATCCGCATGCCCGGCATGAGCGGGATGGACGTCGCGCGCGAACTCGTGGAGCTGGATGCGCCGCCGCTCGTGGTTTTCGTGACCGCCTACGATCAGTTCGCGCTCGAGGCCTTCGAGCGCGCGGCGGTCGATTACGTGCTCAAGCCCGTGCAGCACGAGCGGCTGGAAGCCACGGTGGCGCGGCTGCGGGAGCGGCTGTCGGTGCGGCTGTCGTCCCCGGCGGCCGAGCCCGAGCCGGCCGCGGTGGACGCCGATCGGCTCGCGCAGCTGCTGCACCGGCTGGAGGCGCTCGAGAATCCGCCACCGCAGCGCGGCGTCGCGCCGGGCCAGTACCTGCGCTTTATCAAGGCGCTGGTCGGGCAGGAGGTCCGCATCATTCCCGTGGACGAGGTGATCTACCTCGAGGCCACGGACAAATACGTGAACGTGGTGTCCGCCAACGGCGAGGCACTGATCCGCACGAGCCTGCGCGAACTGGCGCAGCAGCTCGATCCCGACCGCTTCTGGCAGATCCACCGCGGCACCGTGGTGAACATCGATTGCGTGGCGAGCGCGGTCAACCAGTCGCTCGGGCGTGTGTCGCTGCGGCTGCGCAACCGCGCGGAGTCGCTGCCCGTGGCGCGGCAGTATGCGCACCTCTTCAAGCAGATGTAA